The Arthrobacter sp. ERGS1:01 genome has a segment encoding these proteins:
- the uraD gene encoding 2-oxo-4-hydroxy-4-carboxy-5-ureidoimidazoline decarboxylase, with translation MLLQQFNEASRAQLDEILRPCIDIQRWIDAMLDSRPFPDLSQLFSQAWAAAVPFTAEEIAAAMAHHPRIGERPAGNSAEAEHSRREQSGVDPADRELARALAEGNRAYEEKFGQVFLIRAAGRTPQEILAALQRRLINTPEQEAPIVAQHLREIAVLRLQGVLQP, from the coding sequence ATGTTGCTGCAACAATTTAACGAAGCATCCAGGGCGCAGCTGGATGAGATCCTTCGTCCCTGCATCGATATCCAACGGTGGATCGATGCGATGCTCGATTCCCGCCCGTTCCCCGACTTGAGCCAATTGTTTAGCCAGGCTTGGGCCGCCGCCGTCCCGTTCACGGCTGAAGAGATCGCCGCCGCCATGGCGCACCATCCGCGGATCGGTGAACGGCCGGCCGGCAACAGCGCCGAGGCGGAACATTCGCGCAGGGAACAATCCGGCGTCGATCCTGCCGACCGGGAGCTTGCCCGGGCATTGGCCGAAGGCAACCGCGCCTACGAGGAAAAGTTTGGCCAGGTGTTCCTGATCAGGGCCGCCGGCCGGACGCCGCAGGAAATTCTCGCAGCGTTGCAGCGACGCCTCATCAATACTCCCGAGCAAGAGGCTCCTATCGTGGCTCAACATCTGCGTGAAATCGCTGTCCTGCGCCTCCAAGGAGTGCTACAGCCATGA
- a CDS encoding serine hydrolase domain-containing protein, protein MSRITASQDKVTVENWQEPGSLSWSFLHMDELFPSAGIRAVAAAADNAGSPELPEDSFGLRGLAVQLPDGSDSTVAEILATTNTDAWMVLHGTEVLVEEYFGGMGPGTRHLLMSVSKSIVSSVVGALVAQGKIDTAQRIDHYIPELRCSGYEGATVRDLLDMRSGIKFSEEYLNPESEVRKLDESVGWAPPAGGADTLKSFLLTLEQARDHGGYFEYRSCETDVLGWLCEAMGGKPFAELASEVLWSPMGARHDAYITLDVAGTGMFDGGICATLTDMARFGAMIRDGGVSPAGRRILAPEWVEDIFNGGPDSTEAFAAGDHAEEMPGGSYRSQFWFLSENRNVAYCLGIHGQMVYINRSSGVVGVKFSSTALPVDPFEGPAAAAMFEAINRRLTLSPAR, encoded by the coding sequence ATGTCACGCATTACTGCCAGCCAAGATAAGGTCACCGTTGAGAATTGGCAGGAGCCTGGCAGTTTATCCTGGTCCTTTCTCCATATGGATGAGCTGTTCCCCAGTGCCGGGATTCGCGCCGTAGCCGCGGCCGCCGACAACGCAGGTTCCCCCGAATTGCCCGAAGATTCATTTGGACTTCGGGGGCTGGCTGTCCAATTGCCGGACGGTTCGGACAGTACGGTTGCCGAGATTCTGGCTACCACCAACACCGATGCCTGGATGGTCCTGCACGGCACCGAAGTGCTCGTTGAGGAGTATTTCGGCGGGATGGGCCCTGGGACCAGGCACCTGCTGATGTCCGTTAGCAAGTCAATCGTGTCTTCGGTGGTTGGCGCCTTGGTAGCCCAGGGGAAGATCGATACCGCACAGCGGATCGACCACTACATTCCGGAGTTGCGCTGTAGCGGCTACGAGGGCGCCACTGTGCGGGACCTGTTGGATATGCGCAGCGGTATCAAGTTCTCCGAGGAATACCTGAACCCCGAGTCCGAGGTGCGGAAACTGGACGAGTCCGTGGGATGGGCACCCCCTGCCGGGGGAGCGGACACCCTCAAGTCGTTCCTGTTGACACTGGAACAGGCCCGCGACCACGGCGGCTATTTCGAATACCGCAGTTGCGAGACAGACGTCCTCGGCTGGCTTTGTGAGGCTATGGGCGGAAAGCCGTTCGCTGAGCTTGCCTCCGAGGTCCTGTGGTCGCCGATGGGTGCCCGCCACGACGCCTATATCACCCTGGACGTGGCCGGTACTGGCATGTTTGACGGCGGCATCTGTGCCACGCTTACGGATATGGCCCGCTTTGGGGCGATGATCCGTGACGGGGGTGTTTCGCCGGCCGGCCGACGGATCCTTGCGCCTGAATGGGTTGAGGATATCTTCAACGGCGGCCCTGACTCTACCGAGGCGTTTGCGGCGGGCGACCATGCGGAAGAGATGCCGGGCGGAAGTTACCGCAGTCAGTTCTGGTTCCTTTCGGAGAATCGGAACGTGGCCTATTGTTTGGGTATCCATGGTCAGATGGTCTATATCAACCGAAGTTCCGGCGTTGTTGGAGTCAAGTTCTCCTCAACAGCGTTGCCCGTTGATCCTTTCGAGGGTCCTGCCGCGGCGGCGATGTTTGAGGCTATCAACAGGCGGTTGACCCTTTCCCCGGCCAGATGA
- a CDS encoding YdcF family protein, with protein sequence MTSLIFAVILGCVYCYLRWKDRRMLRNGIVLVAACWFALLGVAEILAQWFPWTSWIALGFVALTPLAVLVLAGFLIANGVTMLRHEGRSLGNLLSLVTGVALLVLPLLAVLLVLSMNPLAIGLAALLFFLCSYFGVVFVVFLAYALAYGRMKQRTDPDAVVVLGSQIINGKVPPLLQSRLDKGLDIYQGAPIGATPLLIPSGGQGPDESVAEGVAMARYLVDAGVPAHDVVAEDKAVNTAQNLQFSAALARDHSRGDALVVVTNNYHVLRAALLSRKLGLDAEVVGSPTARYFLPSAFLREFAAILVEHKTLHAIMCLPFLGITGLLVIGVLAASH encoded by the coding sequence GTGACTTCGCTTATCTTTGCCGTGATCCTTGGCTGCGTCTATTGCTACCTCCGCTGGAAGGATCGGCGGATGCTTCGCAACGGGATCGTGTTGGTGGCGGCATGCTGGTTTGCGCTGTTGGGAGTGGCCGAGATTCTGGCCCAATGGTTTCCCTGGACGAGTTGGATTGCCCTGGGTTTTGTGGCCTTGACGCCGCTGGCCGTGCTGGTTCTCGCAGGCTTTCTGATCGCCAATGGTGTCACGATGCTCCGCCACGAGGGGCGTAGCCTGGGTAACCTGCTCTCGCTGGTAACTGGGGTAGCGTTGTTGGTCTTGCCCCTCCTGGCTGTTCTGTTGGTTCTTAGCATGAACCCGTTGGCGATCGGTTTGGCCGCACTCCTTTTCTTTCTCTGCAGCTATTTCGGCGTGGTCTTTGTCGTGTTTCTCGCCTATGCCCTGGCCTACGGACGGATGAAGCAACGCACAGACCCGGACGCCGTCGTCGTCCTGGGATCCCAAATTATCAACGGGAAGGTGCCGCCCCTGTTGCAATCTCGCCTAGACAAGGGACTGGACATTTACCAGGGCGCGCCCATCGGTGCGACTCCTCTCCTGATCCCGTCCGGCGGGCAAGGGCCCGATGAATCCGTCGCCGAGGGGGTGGCGATGGCCAGGTATCTTGTGGATGCCGGCGTGCCCGCGCATGACGTGGTCGCAGAGGACAAGGCCGTGAACACCGCCCAAAACCTGCAGTTCTCCGCGGCCTTGGCACGTGACCACAGCCGGGGAGATGCCCTGGTGGTCGTCACCAACAACTATCACGTGCTTCGCGCGGCACTGCTGTCCCGCAAGCTTGGCCTTGATGCCGAAGTAGTGGGCTCTCCGACCGCAAGGTATTTCCTGCCCAGCGCCTTTTTGCGCGAGTTCGCCGCGATTCTGGTCGAACACAAAACCCTTCATGCGATCATGTGCTTGCCGTTCCTTGGCATTACCGGGCTGCTGGTCATCGGGGTCCTGGCCGCCTCGCATTGA
- a CDS encoding APC family permease has translation MTTQPVTLVPKLGLTSVVAFGLSYMAPSLVMIIFGIIAAASAGTAPTAFIVSTIAIFLTALSYAKMARLFPTSGSAYSYARKLLNSPIGFLVGWSVLLDYLFLPMLAWLTQGIYLNAQYPQIPIWVWMLINAVLTTVINIAGVVLSDRVNKVFTTGALLLVLLFAGYCVAYLTHTHPVSYTAPLWNHDTTLIGISGAAAIAAYSFLGFDAVTTLSEETHNARKTIPRAVLLVVGIGGVLFSGVAYLMQLVHPGGVFDDPQIAGYSLSIQVGGQAFADWTNLAGIIAGFAAGLAVQLGSSRMLFIMGRDGVFPKRIFGKLNARTRTPIYCILATLLMCIVGLNLSLETASAFINFGAFSAFTVVNICVIAYFVRNRKTRPVGVIGYVIIPGLGACVTAYMLTQLSPVALMIGGCWLVAGVGYLTWITRGFRRPTPEPGLDEQLPTEPEPESEPINA, from the coding sequence ATGACGACCCAGCCCGTAACCCTCGTCCCGAAACTCGGACTCACGTCCGTTGTCGCCTTTGGCCTCTCCTACATGGCGCCAAGTCTTGTCATGATCATTTTCGGCATCATCGCGGCAGCCAGCGCAGGAACAGCCCCCACAGCGTTCATCGTTTCCACCATCGCAATCTTCCTGACCGCACTTAGCTACGCAAAAATGGCCAGGCTCTTCCCAACGTCGGGATCGGCCTACTCATACGCCAGAAAACTCCTCAACTCCCCTATCGGGTTCCTGGTCGGTTGGAGCGTCCTACTCGACTACCTCTTCCTTCCCATGCTCGCCTGGCTCACCCAAGGCATCTACCTCAACGCCCAGTACCCACAGATCCCCATATGGGTTTGGATGCTCATCAACGCAGTCCTCACAACGGTAATCAACATCGCCGGCGTCGTCCTCAGCGACCGAGTCAACAAAGTCTTCACCACCGGGGCATTGCTGTTGGTCCTTCTCTTCGCCGGCTACTGCGTGGCCTACCTCACCCACACCCACCCGGTGTCCTACACCGCACCCCTGTGGAACCACGACACCACTCTCATCGGAATTTCCGGTGCCGCGGCAATAGCCGCATACTCCTTCCTGGGCTTTGATGCCGTTACAACCCTCTCGGAGGAAACCCACAACGCCAGGAAAACCATTCCTCGCGCCGTCCTTCTCGTCGTAGGAATCGGTGGCGTCCTCTTCTCCGGCGTCGCCTACCTGATGCAGCTCGTCCATCCCGGCGGCGTGTTCGATGACCCCCAAATTGCCGGATACAGCCTGTCAATCCAAGTTGGTGGACAAGCGTTTGCCGACTGGACCAACCTAGCGGGCATCATTGCAGGCTTTGCCGCCGGCCTCGCCGTCCAACTCGGGTCAAGCCGAATGCTGTTCATCATGGGCCGGGACGGCGTGTTCCCCAAACGAATCTTTGGAAAACTAAATGCCCGCACACGAACACCGATCTACTGCATCCTCGCCACACTTCTGATGTGCATAGTAGGGCTCAATCTGTCCCTGGAAACAGCTAGCGCCTTCATCAACTTCGGCGCATTCAGCGCCTTCACCGTAGTCAATATCTGCGTCATCGCATACTTCGTCCGGAACCGGAAGACCCGCCCGGTAGGAGTAATCGGTTACGTGATCATCCCCGGACTCGGCGCATGCGTAACGGCCTACATGCTGACCCAGCTCAGCCCAGTAGCGCTCATGATCGGCGGCTGCTGGCTCGTAGCCGGCGTCGGATACCTCACCTGGATCACTAGAGGATTCCGCCGCCCAACCCCCGAACCAGGACTCGACGAACAACTTCCCACAGAACCAGAACCAGAAAGCGAGCCCATCAACGCCTAA
- a CDS encoding response regulator transcription factor, whose protein sequence is MTLVTTEEPAMIRLALVGCEYLTRLGLSRILAGAPFLQNVGTVERAHDVLQLLSVGTLHLVLVDAGMGRVEAIRTCEEISAFPHPPGVVVLGDFDEQTAGELIVAGAAAILAPAAVTGDLPAVLRVVHLGGVLIPHPRVYLSADAAESSEARRFKESCARLNAREHAVAKGIADGLSNADLGRQLLLSEATIKLMVSKVMLKLGAGNRVQIAVIVTKAQYG, encoded by the coding sequence ATGACTCTGGTGACCACGGAGGAACCGGCGATGATTCGTCTGGCGTTAGTCGGTTGTGAGTACCTCACCCGCTTGGGATTGAGTCGAATCCTGGCCGGGGCTCCGTTTCTTCAAAACGTGGGCACGGTCGAAAGAGCGCATGACGTTCTTCAGCTCCTGAGCGTTGGTACCTTGCATCTGGTGTTGGTGGATGCTGGCATGGGAAGAGTCGAGGCTATTCGGACATGCGAGGAGATTTCCGCGTTCCCGCATCCGCCCGGAGTGGTGGTGTTAGGGGATTTTGACGAGCAGACTGCCGGGGAGTTGATCGTTGCGGGGGCCGCCGCGATCCTTGCCCCTGCAGCAGTGACGGGAGATTTGCCGGCAGTATTGAGAGTGGTTCACCTGGGCGGGGTGCTAATTCCGCATCCTCGGGTCTACCTCTCGGCGGATGCCGCGGAATCGAGTGAGGCTCGGCGGTTTAAAGAATCTTGTGCCAGGCTGAATGCCCGAGAACACGCGGTGGCCAAAGGGATTGCGGACGGCCTATCCAACGCGGACCTAGGACGCCAGCTTCTGCTGAGCGAGGCCACCATCAAACTGATGGTCTCTAAGGTCATGCTCAAGCTAGGAGCTGGCAACCGTGTCCAAATCGCCGTCATTGTGACCAAAGCCCAGTACGGCTAG
- a CDS encoding type II toxin-antitoxin system Phd/YefM family antitoxin — MTEMTVTDARSRLSDAVDTARVSHDPVYLLRRGRRVAALIDADDLDRLLEAAEDLADIRAASEARASEEVSIPWESVKAELGLA, encoded by the coding sequence ATGACTGAAATGACTGTTACTGATGCCCGGAGTCGGCTCTCGGATGCTGTGGATACGGCGCGGGTGTCGCATGATCCTGTGTACTTGTTGCGGCGTGGCCGGCGGGTTGCTGCGCTTATTGATGCCGATGACCTAGATCGGCTGCTTGAGGCTGCGGAGGATCTTGCGGACATTCGAGCTGCGTCAGAGGCCCGGGCAAGTGAAGAGGTGTCTATTCCTTGGGAGTCGGTCAAGGCCGAGCTCGGTCTCGCGTGA
- a CDS encoding type II toxin-antitoxin system RelE family toxin, which produces MTYSIEVRPAALRQLRKIDPGARRRIQAAVEILAETPRPPGAKKLVGGQGEWRVRTGDYRIVYEIHDDVLVVLVVTVGHRREIYQSR; this is translated from the coding sequence GTGACCTACAGTATTGAGGTCAGGCCGGCGGCCCTTCGACAGTTGCGCAAGATTGATCCAGGCGCCCGTCGACGCATCCAAGCTGCCGTGGAAATACTTGCGGAGACTCCCCGCCCTCCGGGTGCCAAGAAGCTGGTGGGCGGGCAGGGGGAATGGCGAGTCAGAACAGGGGACTACCGGATCGTCTACGAGATCCATGACGATGTACTCGTGGTGCTCGTCGTTACTGTCGGCCATCGGCGCGAGATTTATCAATCCCGCTAG